One genomic window of Pirellulales bacterium includes the following:
- a CDS encoding small basic protein encodes MTIDKSLRVRRGSVKAANVMKRGERISKLKEAERWDESMSVLGLPKVKVLRLTMKKKKKKKEEEGAEGAEGAAAAPGTAAPPAGAAAGAKAPAAAAKGAAPAKAAAAPAKGAAKK; translated from the coding sequence ATGACCATCGATAAAAGTCTTCGTGTCCGCCGTGGCAGTGTGAAAGCAGCAAACGTAATGAAGCGCGGCGAGCGCATTTCCAAGCTCAAGGAAGCCGAACGATGGGACGAAAGCATGTCGGTCCTGGGCCTGCCGAAGGTCAAGGTGCTGCGGCTGACGATGAAGAAGAAAAAGAAGAAGAAGGAAGAGGAAGGGGCCGAGGGAGCCGAAGGCGCTGCCGCCGCTCCAGGCACCGCCGCACCGCCCGCCGGCGCTGCCGCTGGCGCGAAAGCTCCTGCCGCCGCCGCTAAAGGCGCCGCTCCCGCCAAAGCCGCCGCCGCCCCAGCCAAGGGCGCCGCGAAGAAGTAA